The genomic region TATATTTGTCGAATTTATAGGTTTAAATCATTTAGTATGGGGAAAAAGAGTTTTGTTGCGAGGAGAAGATATTACTGAAAGAATTATAAAAACAATGTTAGATGGAAGTCAGCTGAATATGAAAAATATTCCTGATCTTAAATGGGATAGAGAATTTGTAAAAAATCTTGGGATGATACCCTGTCCTTACCATAGGTATTATTATATGAGCGATTTATTACTAAAAGAACAACAAAGTTCTCTTTCTCAAAAAGGAAAAGGTAGTAGGGCTCAACAAGTAATGGAAATAGAAAAGAAGTTATTTGAAATTTATAAAGATGAAAACTTAGATGAAAAACCAAAGGAACTAGAAAAAAGAGGAGGTGCTTATTATTCTGATGCAGCGGTTTCATTAATAAGTGCAATTTATAATGATAAAAAGGAAATACATGTTGTTAATGTAAAAAACAATGGTACAATTTCCTTTTTGCCAGATGATGCTATAATTGAAACAAATTGTGTCGTGGGTAATAATGGTGCAGTGCCGTTAATTTTTGGTGATGTTCCTAAAGAAATAGTAGGTTTAATAAATCAAGTTAAGATTTATGAATCATTAGCAATCGAAGCAGGGGTAACAGGAGATAAAGATAAAGCTGTAATGGCTTTAGTTAATCACCCCTTGGTTTTATCAGTTGAAAAAGCGAGGAAGTTAGTTGATGAATTATTAAATATTAATAAACAATATTTACCTCAATTTAAATAATGGGGGATTACAAATGTTAAAATTAATAGTTAATGCAGATGATTTTGGACTTACAAAGGGTTGTAATGAAGGGATAATTAAATCTATAAAAGAAGGAATTGTAACAAATACAACAATTATGATTAACATGCCGTTGGCGGAAGAAGCTATAAATTTAGCTAAAAGTAATGGAATAGAACAATTAGGGATTCACTTCAATTTGACTTGTGGCAAACCAATTTCTACCGATGTCTTAAGTCTTATTGATGATCAAGGTGCCTTTTATAAAAGGTTTGCAATTCTTAAAGAAAAGATGAATTTAGAAGAAGTGGAAAAGGAATTGAGAGCTCAGTTGACAAAATTTAAATCTACTGGTGTAAAATTAACACATATTGACAGTCATCATCATATCCATATGTATCCAGGTGTAGCTGAAATAATTGCCGATATTGCTTTAGAGGAAAAGGTTCCATTACGTAATGCAAATGAATATGTAAATAAAATTGTTAAGGAAAAAAGAATTCTTACTACAGAGTATTTTAGTATGGATTTTTATGATAAGAAGGTTACACTAGAAAATTTGAAAGCAATAATAAGTAATAGAAAAGATGGAATTTTGGAGATTATGACTCATCCAGCTCTAATAGATAATGAATTGTTATCTTTGAGTTCCTATACCTATCCAAGGGAAAAAGAATTAGAAATTCTAATGTCAGAAGAAATTAAATTATGGTTAAATGAGCACAAAATAGAACTAATTAGATTTGAGGATATACGAGATGGAAAAATTGGTTAAGTTGTATAATAAGAAGGAAAAATTAATAATAGGTTTAATGTCTGGAACTTCATTAGATGGAATAGACGCTGCTTTAGTAAGAGTTAAAAATAGTGGGTTAGATACTGAAATAGAATTAATTGGTTTTGAAACTTTTCCATATACTTCGGAAGAAAGAAATGAAATAAATAAAGCGTGTTCTGTTTCTGAGTCAAATGTGGAGTTAATATGTCAACTTAATTTTTATTTAGGGAAGAAATTTGGAGAAGCAGCTATTTCTATTGCGAAAAAATGTAATATTAAACTAGACAGAATTGATCTTGTGGGTTCCCATGGACAGACAATATATCATATACCTCAAAACAGTACGTTGCAAATAGGTGAACCCAGTGTGATTAAGGAAATGACGGGAATAACTACTGTGGCTGATTTTAGGGTTATGGATGTAGCGGCTGGCGGCCATGGTGCTCCTTTGGTTCCATATACGGAGTACTTACTATACAGAAATTCAGAAAAGACTATAGCACTACAGAATATCGGAGGTATAGGGAATGTAACAATCCTTCCTAAAATGTGTAATGTATCTGATGTAATTGCATTTGATACAGGGCCTGGGAATATGATGATAGATACTTGTATAGAAATTATGACTGATGGAGAGAAAAATTATGATGAAAATGGAATTATCGCTTCTAAAGGTAAATTAAATAGTGAATTGTTAGATGAGTTAATGTCAATACCTATAATTAAAGCTAAACCACCAAAAACTACAGGGAGAGAGCAGTTTGGTAAGGACTTTACTGTAAAAATGATAAATAAATATAGAGAGAAAGGTGTAACTTTTGAAGATATAGTAAACACATTTACAAGGTTTACTGTAAAATCTATAGCTTATAATTATAATTTGTATTTAAAAGATTTAGTTATAGATGAAGTTGTTGTAAGTGGTGGAGGAAGTTATAATCCTATTATTATGCAAATGCTAAAAGAGGAACTATATTATACTAAAGTATTTACACAAGAAGAAAAGGGTTATAGAAGTGATGCTAAAGAAGCGATTGCCTTTGCTATTTTAGCCAATGAAAGTATATCAGGAAATCTTAACAATTTACCTTTAGTAACTGGTGCAAAGAAAGCAGTGATTTTAGGTAAAATAATACCTTAATCATACTCCCAAATATTTAGGGAGTTCTTTTTTTTAGATCTCCAAAGATATATAATAAACATAAAAACTGCTTTTCAAGGAGGCTAAATATGTATAACGAAAAATTCTGGTTATCTTTAGAGAAGTTAGTTAAAGAAAGTGAAATTGTAATAGATAGGCCTAAGGGAAGTAGGCATCCAAGGTTAAAAGAAATAGTTTATGAAGTTGATTATGGTTATTTAAAAGGGACTTCTTCTGGGGATGGAGAAGGAATAGACCTTTGGTTAGGTTCTGATAAAGATAAAAAATTAGATGCAATAATGTGTACAGTAGACCTAGATAAAAAAGATACTGAAATAAAATTGCTAATTGGTTGTACAGAAAGGGAAAAAGAAAAGATATATACTTTTCACAATCAATTGGATTTTATTGGGGGAATATTAGTAAGACGATGGGATAAGTAAAAAGTTTATAATTTGTTTATTGTTAATTAAGGTAATTAACTATATTATATTAATAAAGAAAAAGTTGCTACATAGGGGGAGAAGAGATGAATAATAGAATAACAAAGGAAGGGCTTGTAAGTTTATCCTATTTACTGTTAATTCCAGGGTTGAAACTGATTTATTTTTTTCTTAATCGGATACCTAGACCTGCCACCAGTGTATTGACACCTGTTGATAATTATATTCCCTTTATACCTGTATTTGTAGTTCCTTATGTGATTTTTTATCCCTTTGTTTTATTAGGTTTAATATATCTATTTAAAAATAATAGGGAAGTGTATATCCATACTATTAAAGCTTATTCCCTTGGCTTAGTTGTGTGTTATCTAACTTATCTATTCTTTCAGACAACTATGCCTAGACCGGAAGTTACTGGAAATGATATATTTTCAAAAATAGTAGCTTGGATATACTATATAGACGAACCTTATAATGCATTGCCAAGTATCCATGTTTTGGGAACAATGATTACAATGTTAGGTTTAAAAGAGGGGAAATATAGTAATCTCCTGATTAATCTTTTAGGTTGGTCAATTATACTTTCAACTGTTTTTATAAAACAGCATGGGATATTAGATGTAATAGCTGCCTTAGTTTTATGTCACTTTGTATTTAACACATTTACAAGTACAGAAACAGTTGGGGAAGATGTTCCTGTTAGAATAGGTAATAAAGGAATGTAAAAAAAGAAGACCTCGTGGAGGTCTTTTTTTAGTACCTTTTTTGTACCAATTAAATTCTAAAGATAGTAATAATCAGACGAAATAATAGATAACCACGAATTTTGGTTTTAATTTTTTTAATGCCAATTTTCCAAAATAGGTTGACACATAATATATTCTTTAGTACAATAAATCATAAAAGTAAAAAGGTTGTTTATTTAAAATAAAATATATATTCATGCAATTGATTTTATTTTTTATTAATCAGATGGGGAGGAATGAGAATGACAAAGTTGACATCGAAAATTTTAAAGGGTTTATTTTTAGGGATGATAATTGGTTTAATACTAAACTTCATGCCTGAAAATTATGTTAAAGATGTAGTAATTATTGATGGAATTTTATACCTTATAGGACAAATTTTTTTGAGGGCTATTATGATGATGGTAGTTCCATTAGTATTTATTTCGCTAGTAAATGGTTCTTCTGGTGTTGGTGATATTAAGAGGTTAGGAAGGATTGGAGGAAAAACCCTCTTATTTTACATCTTATCTACTACTGTTGCTATAACTATTGGGCTTGGTTTAGGATTATTAATTAAACCAGGTATTGGTATAGACTTGGCAAATAATGTTCAAAGCCAACCTAACATTAATGAAAACCTTCCTTTGGTAGAAGTACTGCTTAATATGGTTCCTAGAAATCCAATAGAAGCATTAGCTAATGGTAATATGTTACAAGTCATAGTATTTGCTATTTTTACTGGTTTAGCTCTATCTAGTATTAAAGAAAAAGCTGAAAATATTATTAAAATCTTTGAATCATTAAATGAATTAGTTCTAAAAATGGTGGAATATGTAATGTATATAGCGCCTGTAGGTGTATTTGCTTTGATGGCAAGAACTTTTGCTACACAAGGTTATCAGTTAATGTTACCATTGTTAAAATACATGTTTGCAGTTATAGCTGCATTGGTAATACATGGATTAGTAGTTTATGGTGGAATGTTAAAAGTCTTTACCCGCTTAAGTATAGTGAAATTTATCAAAAACTTTGCCCCAGCTTTATCTGTAGCCTTTTCAACGGCTAGCAGTGGAGCAACATTACCTGTAACCTTAGATACTGTTGTAAAAAGGCTAGGAGTTTCACCAAAAGTTGCTTCCTTTACTATACCTTTAGGGGCAACAATCAATATGGATGGAACTGCTTTAAAACAAGGGATTGCCACAGTATTTATAGCGCAAGTATTCGGTATAGAATTAACTTTTTCAGCAATTTTAACAGTTATTTTGACAGCGACTTTAGCTTCCATAGGAACTGCAGGAGTACCGGGAGTAGGACTTATAATGCTTTCAATGGTTCTTAAATCAGTAGGTTTACCGGTAGAAGGTATAGCCTTAATTATGGGTATAGATAGGCTTTTAGATATGTCAAGAACTGCTATTAATATTATGGGAGATGCTGTATGTACTGTAATTATATCTAAAATGGAAGGGGAATTTGATCAAAGTGTATTTGAAGCAGAGCCAGAAAAAGAAGAGAATTTTGAGAGTAGAAAAGCTCAACTAGCCTAAAAATTAACCCTCCCTAAATTTCGGGAGGGTATTTTATTATTAATTTGCAGGAATTATCTAGTAAATATAGAATAACTAATTATTAAAAATGAGAATAATTATTAGTGTTTACAGGTGATTTGATGTTAAGTGAGGAATAAGTTTTATCCATCTAGCTAAATTAGAAGGAGGATTAATAATTGTAAGTTTAACAAATTTAAAGAAGTAAGGATCAGTAAGTTAAAAAATTTTAGGAGGAGGGGGAAGATGACGGTATTTAGAATTATTATGTGGCTTTGTGGTTTGTGGTTATTGTTTAAAATACCCAATTTTATTTCAATAAGAGAAGGTTTGGAAGAAGAGTTGAAGGATGTATCTATAATAATACCGGCAAGGAACGAAGAAAACAGGTTGCCAGGATTATTAAAATCCCTAAAAGAACAAAGGGTTTATCCTAAAGAAGTAATCGTGATAGATGATCAGTCTACAGATAGGACCGTGGAGATTGCTAAAGATTACGGAGCAAAAGTAGTAAAGGGTAAACCATTACCTTCAGGATGGCAAGGAAAGTCATGGGCCCTCTGGCAAGGGGTAGAAAGCTCTACAGGAGAAATACTAATCTTTTTAGATGCTGATACCAGGATTGAACAGGATGGGCTAAAGAAGATATACACAGAATTTCTAAAAGAAAAAACTCCATTATCTATTCAACCGTATCATAAAATGGAGAAACTTTATGAAAATCTATCTGCTATTTTTAATTTAATTCTAATGATGGGTACTAATGTTTTTACACCACTAGGTAGAAGATTAAAACCTTTAGCCTTTTTCGGACCTTGCCAAATTATGACTAGGGAGGATTATTATAAAGTAGGTGGCCATAGTATGGCTAAGGGAAGTATTTTGGAAGACATAAGTTTAGGGAAAAATTTTTTGAAACAAGGAATACCTATAAGGTGTTTTGGTGGTAAGGGGGCTATTTCATTTAGGATGTATCCTGGAGGAATAGGGGAGATAATTGAAGGATGGAGTAAAAATTTTGCATCTGGAGCTGGTCAAGTAGGGATTATTAATTTATTACTTATAAGTTTATGGGTTACAGGAATGGTGGGTATAACTATAAATACTTTTAAGACCCTTTTAGTTGGGGAATATTTATTAGAAGTTTATGGTCTTTTTTTACTATATGGCTTACAACTTTACTGGTTTCTAGTTAAAATCGGTAATTTTTCCCCTTTTATAATAATTTTCTTTCCTATCAACTTAATATTTTTCATTTATGTTTTTGTCCGGTCCATAGTAATGACCTTCATTTTAAAAAGAGTTAGTTGGAAAGGAAGAAAAATTAAAGTATAGATGGTGATAAAAATGAGGATATTTTATTTTTCAACGGCAACAACAATTATTTTAAATATTTTCTTGTGGTTTATTATCCATATGACTTTTGGTTTTTTTGGCAATAAGTTTCCTAAAAAGTGGTTCGAAGGAAATAGAG from Anaerobranca gottschalkii DSM 13577 harbors:
- the anmK gene encoding anhydro-N-acetylmuramic acid kinase AnmK; its protein translation is MEKLVKLYNKKEKLIIGLMSGTSLDGIDAALVRVKNSGLDTEIELIGFETFPYTSEERNEINKACSVSESNVELICQLNFYLGKKFGEAAISIAKKCNIKLDRIDLVGSHGQTIYHIPQNSTLQIGEPSVIKEMTGITTVADFRVMDVAAGGHGAPLVPYTEYLLYRNSEKTIALQNIGGIGNVTILPKMCNVSDVIAFDTGPGNMMIDTCIEIMTDGEKNYDENGIIASKGKLNSELLDELMSIPIIKAKPPKTTGREQFGKDFTVKMINKYREKGVTFEDIVNTFTRFTVKSIAYNYNLYLKDLVIDEVVVSGGGSYNPIIMQMLKEELYYTKVFTQEEKGYRSDAKEAIAFAILANESISGNLNNLPLVTGAKKAVILGKIIP
- a CDS encoding 6-phospho-beta-glucosidase gives rise to the protein MNKLLKIAVIGGGSSYTPEIIEGFIKRANELPVKEIWLVDIKEGEEKLNIVGKLAQRMIEKAKLDTKVFLTLNRREALKDADFVITQFRVGGLEARLRDEEFPLKYGVIGQETTGPGGFAKALRTIPVILDICKDIEELAPRAWLINFTNPAGIITETISKYTKVKTIGLCNVPITMEMTISKLLEVDKKDIFVEFIGLNHLVWGKRVLLRGEDITERIIKTMLDGSQLNMKNIPDLKWDREFVKNLGMIPCPYHRYYYMSDLLLKEQQSSLSQKGKGSRAQQVMEIEKKLFEIYKDENLDEKPKELEKRGGAYYSDAAVSLISAIYNDKKEIHVVNVKNNGTISFLPDDAIIETNCVVGNNGAVPLIFGDVPKEIVGLINQVKIYESLAIEAGVTGDKDKAVMALVNHPLVLSVEKARKLVDELLNINKQYLPQFK
- a CDS encoding glycosyltransferase yields the protein MTVFRIIMWLCGLWLLFKIPNFISIREGLEEELKDVSIIIPARNEENRLPGLLKSLKEQRVYPKEVIVIDDQSTDRTVEIAKDYGAKVVKGKPLPSGWQGKSWALWQGVESSTGEILIFLDADTRIEQDGLKKIYTEFLKEKTPLSIQPYHKMEKLYENLSAIFNLILMMGTNVFTPLGRRLKPLAFFGPCQIMTREDYYKVGGHSMAKGSILEDISLGKNFLKQGIPIRCFGGKGAISFRMYPGGIGEIIEGWSKNFASGAGQVGIINLLLISLWVTGMVGITINTFKTLLVGEYLLEVYGLFLLYGLQLYWFLVKIGNFSPFIIIFFPINLIFFIYVFVRSIVMTFILKRVSWKGRKIKV
- a CDS encoding inorganic pyrophosphatase gives rise to the protein MYNEKFWLSLEKLVKESEIVIDRPKGSRHPRLKEIVYEVDYGYLKGTSSGDGEGIDLWLGSDKDKKLDAIMCTVDLDKKDTEIKLLIGCTEREKEKIYTFHNQLDFIGGILVRRWDK
- a CDS encoding phosphatase PAP2 family protein, which encodes MNNRITKEGLVSLSYLLLIPGLKLIYFFLNRIPRPATSVLTPVDNYIPFIPVFVVPYVIFYPFVLLGLIYLFKNNREVYIHTIKAYSLGLVVCYLTYLFFQTTMPRPEVTGNDIFSKIVAWIYYIDEPYNALPSIHVLGTMITMLGLKEGKYSNLLINLLGWSIILSTVFIKQHGILDVIAALVLCHFVFNTFTSTETVGEDVPVRIGNKGM
- a CDS encoding dicarboxylate/amino acid:cation symporter, translating into MTKLTSKILKGLFLGMIIGLILNFMPENYVKDVVIIDGILYLIGQIFLRAIMMMVVPLVFISLVNGSSGVGDIKRLGRIGGKTLLFYILSTTVAITIGLGLGLLIKPGIGIDLANNVQSQPNINENLPLVEVLLNMVPRNPIEALANGNMLQVIVFAIFTGLALSSIKEKAENIIKIFESLNELVLKMVEYVMYIAPVGVFALMARTFATQGYQLMLPLLKYMFAVIAALVIHGLVVYGGMLKVFTRLSIVKFIKNFAPALSVAFSTASSGATLPVTLDTVVKRLGVSPKVASFTIPLGATINMDGTALKQGIATVFIAQVFGIELTFSAILTVILTATLASIGTAGVPGVGLIMLSMVLKSVGLPVEGIALIMGIDRLLDMSRTAINIMGDAVCTVIISKMEGEFDQSVFEAEPEKEENFESRKAQLA
- the chbG gene encoding chitin disaccharide deacetylase, producing the protein MLKLIVNADDFGLTKGCNEGIIKSIKEGIVTNTTIMINMPLAEEAINLAKSNGIEQLGIHFNLTCGKPISTDVLSLIDDQGAFYKRFAILKEKMNLEEVEKELRAQLTKFKSTGVKLTHIDSHHHIHMYPGVAEIIADIALEEKVPLRNANEYVNKIVKEKRILTTEYFSMDFYDKKVTLENLKAIISNRKDGILEIMTHPALIDNELLSLSSYTYPREKELEILMSEEIKLWLNEHKIELIRFEDIRDGKIG